The following are from one region of the Erwinia billingiae Eb661 genome:
- a CDS encoding RcnB family protein: MSKSKIVLLSAVLMGALPVMSTAYAEGEQAQQVQTDPAAQAPATQDPATAADPSDADTGTPSSQDNQGVTTPGQTPDVQTPAEHNQDAVEKPDPAHPYAIKTFFADFQRFNIGSVIPDRYRTKKYEVVDWKTRNLPKPADGTAWTYMGGNYVLFTKVDGKIVQAESGDIFYHQ; the protein is encoded by the coding sequence ATGAGTAAGTCGAAGATCGTGTTGTTATCCGCTGTATTGATGGGAGCCCTGCCGGTGATGTCCACTGCGTATGCAGAAGGCGAGCAGGCTCAGCAAGTTCAGACCGACCCGGCGGCTCAGGCACCGGCCACGCAGGATCCGGCCACCGCCGCTGACCCGTCAGATGCGGACACCGGCACGCCGTCCTCTCAGGATAATCAGGGCGTGACCACACCAGGTCAGACCCCGGACGTGCAAACGCCTGCGGAACACAATCAGGATGCCGTCGAGAAGCCCGATCCGGCGCACCCGTATGCGATCAAAACGTTCTTCGCGGACTTCCAGCGCTTCAATATCGGTAGCGTGATCCCCGACCGTTACCGCACCAAGAAGTATGAAGTCGTGGACTGGAAAACCCGTAACCTGCCAAAACCGGCAGACGGCACGGCCTGGACCTATATGGGCGGCAACTATGTGCTGTTCACCAAAGTCGATGGCAAAATCGTGCAGGCTGAATCCGGCGACATCTTCTACCACCAGTAA